The genomic DNA GTGCTGCATCGCGCGACGCAGCGGACGGGCGCCCAGGGCCGGGTCGAAGCCGATCTCGATCAGGCGCTCCTTGGCGGACTGCGACAGCTCGATCGTCATGTCGCGGTCGAGCAGACGCTCGCCGAGGCGCTTCGTGAACAGGTCCACGATCTGCACCAGCTCGTCCTTGCTCAGCTGCGGGAAGACGATGATGTCGTCGACGCGGTTGAGGAACTCGGGCTTGAAGTGCCGCTTGAGCTCCTCGTTGACCTTGCCCTTCATCCGCTCGTAGCTCGTGGCGTTGTTGCCCTCGATCTGGAAGCCGACGGGGCCGCCGGCGATGTCGCGCGCACCGAGGTTCGTGGTCATGATGATGACCGTGTTCTTGAAGTCCACGATCCGACCCTGACCGTCGGTGAGGCGACCCTCTTCCAGGATCTGCAGCAGCGAGTTGAAGATGTCCGGGTGCGCCTTCTCGATCTCGTCGAAGAGGACCACGCTGAACGGCTTGCGCCGCACCTTCTCGGTGAGCTGGCCACCCTCTTCGAAGCCGACGAACCCGGGAGGGGCACCGAACAGCCGCGAGACGGTGTGCTTCTCGCCGAACTCGCTCATGTCGAGCGAGATGAGCGCGGCCTCGTCGTCGAAGAGGAACTCCGCGAGCGCCTTGGCGAGCTCGGTCTTTCCGACGCCCGTGGGGCCGGCGAAGATGAACGAGCCCGAGGGACGCTTCGGGTCCTTGAGGCCGGCACGCTGACGACGGATGGTCTTGGAGAGCGCCGCGATGGCCTCCTCCTGACCGATGACGCGCTGGTGCAGCGCCTTCTCCATGAAGACGAGTCGGCTGGACTCCTCCTCCGTCAGCTTGAACACGGGGATGCCGGTCGCCTGAGCGAGCACCTCGGCGATCAGGCCCTCGTCGACGACAGCCTGGGTCGCGACGTCACCCGCACGCCACTGCTTCTCGAGACGCAGCCGCTCGGCGAGGAGGCTCTTCTCCTCATCGCGCAGGGAGGCGGCCTTCTCGAAGTCCTGCTCCTCGGAGGCGATCTCCTTCTGCTCGCGCACGGCGGCGATCTTCTCGTCGAACTCGCGCAGCTCGGGCGGGCTGGACAGGATCGACAGACGCAGACGTGCGCCCGCCTCGTCGATCAAGTCGATGGCCTTGTCCGGGAGGAAGCGGTCGGAGACGTAGCGGTCGGCGAGGTTCGCCGCGGCCACGATCGCGCCGTCGGTGATCTGCACCTTGTGGTGCGCCTCGTAGCGGTCGCGCAGCCCCTTGAGGATGTTGATCGCGTGCGGCAGCGTCGGCTCGTTCACCTGCACCGGCTGGAAGCGGCGCTCGAGCGCGGCGTCCTTCTCGAAGTGCTTGCGGTACTCGTCGAGCGTGGTGGCACCGATGGTCTGGAGCTCACCGCGGGCGAGCAGCGGCTTGAGGATGCTGGCCGCGTCGATCGCGCCCTCGGCGGCACCCGCACCCACGAGGGTGTGGATCTCGTCGATGAAGACGATGATGTCGCCGCGCGTGCGGATCTCCTTGGTGACCTTCTTCAGACGCTCCTCGAAGTCGCCGCGGTAGCGGGAACCGGCGATGAGCGAGCCGAGGTCGAGCGAGTAGAGCTGCTTGTCCTTCAGCGTCTCGGGCACATCGCCCTTGACGATCGCCTGGGCGAGACCCTCGACGACGGCGGTCTTGCCGACGCCGGGCTCGCCGATCAGGACGGGGTTGTTCTTGGAACGGCGGGAGAGGATCTGCATGACCCGCTCCGCCTCCTTCTCGCGCCCGATCACCGGGTCGAGCTTGTTGTCGCGCGCGGCCTGCGTGAGGTTGCGACCGAACTGGTCGAGCACCTGCGAGCCGCCCTGCGCACCCGACGGGGTGTCGTTGGACTGCGCGCCGACGGACGCGGGCTCACGGCCCGGAGCGCCGGAGAGCAGCTGGATGACCTGCTGCCGCACCTTGTTGAGGTCGGCGCCCAGCTTGACGAGCACCTGAGCGGCCACGCCCTCACCCTCGCGGATGAGGCCGAGGAGGATGTGCTCGGTGCCGATGTAGTTGTGACCGAGCTGCAGGGCCTCGCGGAGGCTCAGCTCGAGCACCTTCTTGGCGCGCGGCGTGAACGGGATGTGGCCGGTCGGCTGCTGCTGACCCTGGCCGATGATGTCCTGCACCTGCTCGCGCACGGCGTCGAGGGAGATGCCGAGCGACTCCAGCGCCTTGGCTGCGACGCCCTCGCCCTCGTGGATGAGGCCGAGCAGGATGTGCTCGGTGCCGATGTAGTTGTGGTTGAGCATCTTCGCCTCTTCTTGGGCGAGGACGACCACTCGACGGGCTCGGTCCGTGAATCTCTCGAACATGTTGACTCCTTATTCGCACGGGGCGAAGACGCATGAAGCGCTTGTACATCGAGAGTAACGACCAGAAATGGCGGGTATGCCCGTGTTCGCCGTGGGCATAGCGAGGCCTTGACGGGTTTATCGACAGTCGTTATGTTAACGAAAGTCGATAAACCCTGACTCTCAGGAGGAGCTCATGCTCGCCACGGAAAGACGCCCTTCGCTCGCCGACGGCATCGCGCTCGGGCTCATCGCCACCGGTGCGGTCAGCGTCGGGATCGGCGCCATCGTCGCCGTCGCCCAGGCCGCCGGTGCCCTGTTCTCCCCCTCGCCCACGGTCGCGATGCCGGTGCACGACGTCGACCTCTCCGCCCTCGACGGCGTGGCCGGGATCGAGGGCGCCACCGTCGACTCCGCCCTCGTCACGCTCACCGCGCCGCCCACGAGCGCCCGCTGGCTGCTGCTGCTCGAGACGGCGCTCCCCGCGCTCGCCACCGTGGCGCTGTGCGCGGTGGTCTGGTGGCTCGGCGTCTCCCTCATCCGCTCCCGCCCGTTCCGCGCCTCCCTCGGGTGGATGTTCGCCGTCGCCGCCTGCCTGCTGATGGCGGGCACCCTGTTCGGGCAGCTCGCCGGCGGCATCGGGCGGGCCGAGATCGTGAGGGATCTCGCCGCGACCGACCCCGCGGTCGAGGACGTGCTGTGGACGCTGCTCATGGAGTTCGATCTCGCGCCCGTGGGGTGGGCGTTCGCCCTGGCTCTCGTGGCAGGCGTCTTCACCATCGGCCGCCGTCTGCAGCGCGACACGGAGGGACTGGTCTGATGGCCGCCGTCACCGCCACCCGCTCCGAGCGGGCCGATGCGATCACCGTCATCCTCTATGCGGCGGCGGCCCTCGTTACCGTCGGCCTCGCGACGACGCTCCGCGTGGGCAGCAC from Microbacterium paraoxydans includes the following:
- a CDS encoding ATP-dependent Clp protease ATP-binding subunit yields the protein MFERFTDRARRVVVLAQEEAKMLNHNYIGTEHILLGLIHEGEGVAAKALESLGISLDAVREQVQDIIGQGQQQPTGHIPFTPRAKKVLELSLREALQLGHNYIGTEHILLGLIREGEGVAAQVLVKLGADLNKVRQQVIQLLSGAPGREPASVGAQSNDTPSGAQGGSQVLDQFGRNLTQAARDNKLDPVIGREKEAERVMQILSRRSKNNPVLIGEPGVGKTAVVEGLAQAIVKGDVPETLKDKQLYSLDLGSLIAGSRYRGDFEERLKKVTKEIRTRGDIIVFIDEIHTLVGAGAAEGAIDAASILKPLLARGELQTIGATTLDEYRKHFEKDAALERRFQPVQVNEPTLPHAINILKGLRDRYEAHHKVQITDGAIVAAANLADRYVSDRFLPDKAIDLIDEAGARLRLSILSSPPELREFDEKIAAVREQKEIASEEQDFEKAASLRDEEKSLLAERLRLEKQWRAGDVATQAVVDEGLIAEVLAQATGIPVFKLTEEESSRLVFMEKALHQRVIGQEEAIAALSKTIRRQRAGLKDPKRPSGSFIFAGPTGVGKTELAKALAEFLFDDEAALISLDMSEFGEKHTVSRLFGAPPGFVGFEEGGQLTEKVRRKPFSVVLFDEIEKAHPDIFNSLLQILEEGRLTDGQGRIVDFKNTVIIMTTNLGARDIAGGPVGFQIEGNNATSYERMKGKVNEELKRHFKPEFLNRVDDIIVFPQLSKDELVQIVDLFTKRLGERLLDRDMTIELSQSAKERLIEIGFDPALGARPLRRAMQHEIEDRLSEKILHGELDSGDHVKVDAKDGEFLFEHGPRGEKVAVGVNTGGGAISGTPDLAITGND